A region of Vitis riparia cultivar Riparia Gloire de Montpellier isolate 1030 chromosome 1, EGFV_Vit.rip_1.0, whole genome shotgun sequence DNA encodes the following proteins:
- the LOC117916125 gene encoding RGG repeats nuclear RNA binding protein A-like, with product MATTNPFDLLGDDDNDDPSQLASHLLKLAPAKKSSAPPPQAAPAQQAKPAKLPSKPLPPAQAVRETKNEVGRGGGRGGGRGYGRGRGGAGLNRDSFNNESTLNNSDGFSGGYRPSEEGDTGKSSERRGSGGPRSPYRGGGRRGGFSNGEVGEGERPRRAYERRSGTGRGNEIKRDGAGRGNWGTPADEIAPENEEPINETEKNTSAEKQLGEEIAADANKENPVNESEEKEPEDKEMTLEEYEKVLEEKRKALLALKTEERKVDVKDFEAMQQLSSKKDNDDVFIKLGSEKDKRKELADKEERAKKSVSINEFLKPAEGERYHGGRGRGRGRGTRGGFAGNTYNNVAAPSIEDPGQFPTLGGK from the exons ATGGCAACCACAAACCCTTTCGATCTCTTGGGCGATGACGACAACGACGACCCCTCTCAGCTTGCTTCTCATCTGCTCAAGCTCGCGCCTGCTAAGAAATCCTCAGCGCCTCCTCCTCAGGCCGCTCCTGCGCAGCAGGCTAAGCCGGCTAAGTTGCCCTCTAAGCCTCTTCCCCCGGCTCAGGCTG TGAGGGAAACAAAGAATGAAGTTGGGCGTGGAGGCGGCCGTGGCGGTGGACGTGGTTATGGACGTGGACGTGGTGGAGCTGGATTGAACAGAGACTCATTCAATAATGAAAGTACACTTAACAACAGTGATGGATTCTCTGGAGGGTACAGACCATCTGAAGAGGGCGATACAGGCAAATCCTCTGAAAGGCGTGGTTCTGGTGGACCTCGTTCTCCTTACCGTGGTGGTGGTCGTCGTGGTGGTTTTAGCAATGGAGAGGTTGGGGAGGGGGAACGTCCCCGTAGGGCATATGAACGCCGAAGTGGAACTGGGCGTGG AAATGAGATTAAGCGTGATGGAGCTGGTCGAGGGAACTGGGGAACTCCTGCTGATGAGATTGCTCC GGAGAATGAAGAACCTATCAATGAAACTGAGAAGAATACAAGTGCTGAGAAGCAGTTGGGAGAGGAAATTGCTGCAGATGCCAACAAGGAGAATCCTGTTAATGAATCAGAGGAGAAGGAGCCTGAGGATAAG GAGATGACTCTTGAAGAGTATGAGAAAGTACTTGAGGAGAAGAGGAAGGCTCTACTTGCACTGAAGACTGAGGAGAGGAAGGTTGACGTCAAAGACTTTGAAGCCATGCAACAGCTTTCAAGCAAGAAGGATAATGATGATGTCTTCATTAAGCTG GGTTCTGAAAAGGATAAACGCAAAGAGCTTGCTGACAAAGAAGAGAGAGCCAAAAAG TCTGTCAGCATAAATGAGTTCCTGAAGCCAGCTGAAGGGGAGAGGTACCATGGTGGTCGTGGTAGGGGTCGTGGCCGTGGTACAAGAGGAGGATTTGCAGGCAACACCTACAACAATGTGGCTGCTCCATCCATTGAAGATCCTGGGCAGTTCCCTACATTGGGTGGCAAGTGA
- the LOC117916973 gene encoding phospholipase A1-Ibeta2, chloroplastic yields MQIGATLPAQNLHLFQARRASFKCSGSPLNPLTKRPPSAKPLQRVANTELTRLHLSNLEKLLQKQEQPPLSQPVEKISSDGLPENKGRGLLEGLSLARLWPEMKATEEMSPRHMNRLQRLLSKSQEYSPRNTLGGRWREYHGSKDWSGMLDPLDENLRREVVRYGEFVQAAYHSFHSNPAMSAEEPPLPRHVTLPDRAYRVTKSLYATSSVGLPDWVDDVAPDLGWMTQRSSWMGYVAVCEDRREIARMGRRDIVIALRGTATCLEWAENMRDLLVQIPGEDDSVQGQGQPKVECGFLSLYKTRGAHVPSLAESVVQEIQRLMEVYKGETLSITVTGHSLGAALAVLVADELSTCDFEVPPLAVFSFGGPRVGNRGFANRIKQNNVKALRIVNSQDVITRVPGMFVSEELDQKLRNTKMGGVLNVLDKMPWAYSHVGTELRVDTKQSPYLKPNADVACCHDLEAYLHLVDGFLASNSPFRPNAKRSLLKLVHEQGSNMKKLYTRKAPALNLNLERDRMPMSPCLPSPS; encoded by the coding sequence ATGCAGATTGGTGCTACGCTCCCGGCTCAGAACCTCCACCTCTTTCAGGCGAGGCGTGCCAGCTTTAAATGTAGTGGATCGCCCTTGAACCCTTTAACCAAGCGTCCTCCTTCTGCAAAGCCTCTGCAAAGGGTCGCAAACACCGAATTGACTCGGCTTCACCTCTCCAACCTTGAAAAACTGCTTCAGAAGCAAGAACAGCCTCCTCTGTCCCAACCAGTTGAGAAAATTTCCAGTGATGGGTTGCCAGAGAACAAGGGAAGAGGTCTGTTAGAAGGCCTGAGCTTGGCCAGACTCTGGCCGGAGATGAAGGCGACAGAGGAAATGTCGCCGCGCCATATGAACCGCCTCCAGCGGCTTCTATCGAAATCGCAGGAGTATTCTCCAAGAAATACTCTCGGCGGGCGGTGGCGCGAGTACCATGGCAGCAAAGACTGGTCCGGCATGCTCGACCCTCTCGACGAGAATCTCCGGCGAGAGGTGGTGCGATACGGCGAGTTCGTGCAAGCCGCGTACCATTCATTCCACTCCAACCCCGCCATGTCAGCGGAGGAACCTCCCCTTCCTCGCCATGTAACGCTTCCGGATAGGGCCTATAGAGTAACGAAGAGCCTCTACGCCACTTCATCAGTAGGGTTGCCGGACTGGGTTGACGACGTGGCTCCCGATCTCGGGTGGATGACCCAGCGGTCGAGTTGGATGGGCTACGTGGCGGTCTGCGAGGACCGAAGGGAGATCGCAAGGATGGGGCGTAGAGACATAGTCATCGCCCTCCGTGGAACCGCCACGTGTCTAGAATGGGCGGAGAACATGAGGGACTTACTGGTCCAAATCCCGGGTGAAGATGACTCAGTCCAGGGCCAGGGGCAACCCAAGGTGGAGTGCGGGTTCTTGAGCCTGTACAAGACTCGTGGAGCTCACGTTCCGAGCCTAGCAGAGTCCGTGGTCCAAGAGATACAGCGGCTGATGGAGGTATACAAGGGCGAGACCCTCAGCATCACAGTGACGGGGCACAGCCTTGGTGCGGCCCTAGCCGTGTTAGTAGCCGACGAGTTGAGTACCTGTGACTTCGAGGTGCCCCCACTAGCGGTTTTCTCCTTTGGAGGGCCTCGAGTGGGCAACAGAGGCTTCGCCAATCGCATTAAACAAAACAACGTCAAAGCTCTACGTATAGTAAATTCTCAGGACGTGATAACCAGAGTCCCAGGAATGTTTGTAAGTGAAGAACTTGACCAGAAGTTGAGAAACACAAAAATGGGCGGAGTCCTCAATGTGCTGGACAAGATGCCATGGGCATATTCGCACGTAGGGACAGAGCTCAGAGTGGACACCAAACAATCGCCTTATCTGAAGCCCAATGCCGACGTAGCATGTTGTCATGACTTGGAGGCCTACCTGCACTTAGTGGATGGATTCTTGGCTTCCAACAGTCCATTTAGACCAAATGCGAAGAGGAGTTTACTAAAGCTGGTACACGAGCAGGGCTCTAATATGAAAAAACTGTACACAAGGAAGGCCCCGGCCTTGAATTTGAATCTTGAAAGGGATAGAATGCCCATGTCTCCCTGTTTGCCCAGCCCATCCTGA